The Hymenobacter sp. DG25A nucleotide sequence TGCTCTATACTACAATCGTCATTCTTCTAAGCAGTGCTACAGTACAATGGGCTTACTTCTCAGCCCGCAAAGACAACCTGAAAAGCGTAAAGCTGGGCCTTATACTGACTATTGTCTTGGGTTTGGTGTTCGTGGCCGGCCAATACAGCGTGTGGGGAGAGCTGGTACGTAACAAGATTCACTTTGGCGGCGTTGATGCTAATCCATCTGGCTCTTTCCTGTATGTGTTGATGGGCGTACACGCTTTTCACCTGCTGGCCGGCCTGATTTTTTTGCTCAAAGTCCTGCGTAAAGCCTTTAACTATCAGGTGCATTCGCGCCAAATGCTCTCTATAGGCAATGTGACCATCTTTTGGCACTTCCTGGGAGGGCTTTGGTTGTACCTGTATTTGTTCCTACTTTTGAACCACTGATTTCGACTTACCACGCACGCAATGTCCACCACAACCACGACACAGACCATTCCGGCTGCTGCCCTGCCCGAGCCCCGCAGCGGTTCCTGGGACGGAGGCAATGAACCCTTCAAGGCTAGCTATGGCAAGCTGATGATGTGGTTCTTCCTGCTGACGGATGCTTTCACGTTCGCGGCTTTCCTGACCACCTATGGTCTGATGCGCCAGCGCCACTTGGCTTATGACGGTGCACCGAAAGACTTTACCTTCTCTACTGCCTACTGGCCCATTCCGGAAAAGGTATTTAATTCCTTCCCCGGCCTGCACGGCATGGACATCCCGCTGGCCTTTGTGGCTCTGATGACGATGATCCTGATTTTCTCGTCAGTAACCATGGTACTGGCTGTAGAAGCCGGCCACCGCATGGATAAGAACGACGTGCAGAAATGGCTGTTGTGGACTATCCTGTTCGGGAGCATGTTCATCAGCTGCCAGGCGTGGGAGTGGCATCACTTCATCACCGGTAGCGAGCATGGCCTGAAAATGCTGGACGGCAGTACCATATTTGGCGCTTCCCTCACGCAGAATGAATACGGACCGGTACTGTTTGCTGACCTGTTCTTCTTCATCACCGGCTTCCACGGTTTCCACGTATTCTCGGGCGTCTGCCTGCTGATCTGGTGCTTTATTGCTACCACCAACGGCACCTTCCACAAGCGTGGCCACTACGAAATGGTAGAGAAGATTGGCCTGTACTGGCACTTTGTGGATCTGGTGTGGGTATTCGTCTTCACTTTCTTCTATCTCATTTGATTTGTGAAATGGTGTGCCTGTAAAAGGGTAAGCTGATCTGAAGCTTACTGTTTTATCTAACTCACTCCCTCACAATTTCACCATATCAAAGCCCCTATGGCTCATTCTGCTCAAGATTTCGACCCCTCAGTAGAAGCACATCACGCCAAGCCTAACACGCGCCCCATCTTCATTGCACTGGCTTGGATTGTAGGCATCACTACGCTGGAATTCGCTATTGCTTTTGCCCTGCCGCACACCATGGCTACGCTCAAGAACAGCATCTTCATTGTGATGACTATTCTGAAGGCCTTCTTCATTGTAGGCGAATTCATGCACCTGAAGCATGAAACCAAAGGCCTGATCTGGACTATCCTGATTCCGATGGCGCTGCTGGTCTGGCTGCTGGTTGCCTTGGTAACAGAAGGCTCCTACATCGGCGAGGTGATTTTCAACCGCTAGTCAATGCGGCCCAAACAAATATTACTGTTGGGCCTGCTACTGCTCGTTCCGGTACTGGCGTTTTTGTTTCTCAAAACCTTCGGTACCAACCGTTACGCGCTGCCAACTTACTTGCCTGACCGCATCGATTCTGTGCGGGTAGGGGAGAAGTGGCAGCGCGATACTGTTTTTCACCCCATAGCCAACTTCCGGCTGCGGGCCCAGACAGGCCGGATAGTGACCGGGCAGGAGCTGGCGAAAAACGGCCTTTACCTGGCCAGTTTCTTTTATACTTCCTGCCCGGGGGCCTGCCCCCAGGTGAATGCCCAGCTGCAGCGGGTTCAGGAAAAGTACCGGCACGAGCCGCGCGTACGGCTGGCCTCCTTTACGGTAAACCCTAAGCAGGACTCAGTGGTTGTACTGGAGCGCTATGCTGAGCAGGTGGGTGCTATTGCGGGCAAATGGTTTTTCCTGACCGGGGATGAGGCTGACATCTATCAGCTGGCAGAAAAGGAGTTCCGCCTGCCCCGCCCTTCCGGCATAGCGCCCGGGCTGGTGCATAGCCAGCTGGTATTTCTGGTAGACCGCGACCAGCACGTGCGGGGCATCTATGATGGCACCAAACCGCGGGATATTGAGCGCCTCATTACCGAAATCAGCGTACTGCTGTACATGTATGACCACGACCTACCCCGCCGCTAACCCCGGCCAACACACCAAATACAAACTCATTCTGGGCATACTGGCAGCCGCGGTGCCACTGGTGGTGGCCGTGCTCTACTATTTTCCCGAAGCCTTCCGCATACCCGGGGCCCAGGTAAAGTTTCTGCCGGCGGTAAATGCCGTATTGAATTCCCTGACGGCGCTTTGCCTGCTGATGGGCTTCTATTTCATCCGCAACAAGCAGGTAGCGCAACACCGGGCTATGATGGGCACGGCCTTTCTGATTTCCTCGCTGTTTCTGGTGTCGTATGTTATTTACCACTCCCAGGTGCCTTCCACTAAGTTTGGAGGCGAGGGCCTGGTGCGGACGGTATATTTTGTGCTGCTGCTTTCCCACATTCTGCTAGCTATTGTAACCGTAGGATTGGTACTGTTCACGCTGTACTTCGCTCTCACGGAGCAATTTCAGAAGCACCGCCGCATTGCCCGCTGGACGTTCCCGGTATGGCTGTACGTCTCGGTTACGGGCGTCATCGTGTATTTCATGATTGCCCCGTACTATACCTGAAGCTGAGCGCAGCAACAGGAAACTTTGCCCGCCCGCGGGTGTTTAAGAAGATATGAAAAAGGTACTTGCTTGGGGAATACTGGCCTTGCTGCTGAGCTGCGGGCTAAGCCTGTTGCCGCTCAGCGCGCAGGCGCAGTGCACAATGTGTAAAACACAGGTGGAAGCCTCGCGCACGGAGAAATCCGGCTACGATACCTCCGGCCTGAATAAGGGAATTGTGTATCTGATGACTATCCCGTATGTGCTGATTGGCACGGTGGGCTTTTTCTGGTACCGCAACGCACAAAAGAAAAAGCAGGCGCTGCGCTAATGGCCGGCACCCGCTCTGCTTTGCTGGCTATCCTGGCGCAAAAATGCCCCCGGTGCCATCAGGGACCTTTGTTTCTGCATCCGGCTTATAACCTGAATAAGTTTGATGAGATGCCCGAGAAGTGCCCCGTCTGCGGGCAGCACTACGAGCCGGAAGTGGGCTTTTACTGGGGCGCCATGTACATCAGCTATGGCCTCTCCGTAGGCGTGGTATTGATAGTAGGGTTGCTGTTGTACTTTGTGGCCCATGATCCGGCTGTTTGGGTATACGTAACGGGCGTTTCCGTCATCATGCTGGCCCTTACCCCGCTGTTGTTCCGCTACGCCCGCACTCTGATGCTGTACCTGTTCGGAGGCATTCGCTACAACCCTGCGGCTGCGCAACCGCCCGCCCCCAACCCGAAATACTAGGAAATGCCGCCGAATGGCGGCATTTTTGTTAGCAACCCATGCTATCTGCCCGTTCAGCTCCGGCTGCTTAGCTATTTATACTTGAAGCTTCCTCGTCATTCTCCACTGGTTTTGCTGCTGCTGGCAGCCCTGTGTTTTCTGGGCGCCTATCTGGGCAACCACTACGGGCTGGCGTCGGATGTGCTGCTGCGGGCCGAAGCGGGGCAGCTGCAATCGGTGCTGCATGAGGCTGAGCGCACGGCCCAGGCCGATGCCGAAAACATAGCAGCCGAAGTGCAGCACGGGGCCGTTACGTTTACCTCCTTACTGCGGAATACCACCTACCCCACCTTTATTTACCAGGGCACTAAGCTGCTGTACTGGTCAGATCATACCACCCGGCCCGACCCGGATAATATCAATCAGAGCTTCCATGAAAAGCTCCTGGATGTGAAGTTTGGTCGGTACCTAGTGCTGCGCCGGCAGGCCGGGGCGTACAGTATTCTCACCTATATCCCGCTGGAGCGGCGCTACGGCATCAGCAACCGGTACCTGCGCGAGGGCGCCGAGCGGGCCTTGTTCCGCGGGCTGGACCTGCGCATTGTTACCGCCAATGCCCGCCCCAGCCTGCCCCGGCTGTACTCCGCCGATGGCACTTACCTGTTTTCGCTGGAGAGCGTGCATCCCAACCCCATTACGGGGAAATATGTGCCGCTGGGGCTGCTGCTGCTGGGTTTTGGGTTCTATCTGGCGGGCTGGGGCAAGCTGGCGCGGGGTCTGTTTCAGCAGCGCCGCCTGCTGGCGGGAGCTGCGGCCGTGGTGCTGCCCTTACTGGCATTCCGGGCGGCACTGCTGTACTGGGGACTGCCGTTTTCCTTTATTGAGCTGGAGCTGTTTAACCCCCGGGTGTACGCGGCGTCCTGGCTTTCACCCTCCCTCGGCGACCTGCTCATTAATGCCCTGCTGCTGGTAGTGGTAGTATCCTATGCCCTGCGCCTTTTCCGTCGGTTTGGGGTGGTGCGCCGCATCTGGCATCTGCGGGACTGGCGGGAGCGTGCCGGGTTGGGTACGGCCACCGTCATGATCTTCTATGCCCTGCTGCTGACGCTATATGAGTTCTACGCCAGCACCTTCACCAACTCCCAGCTGGTGCTGGATATTACCCAAAGCATTGATTTATCAGGTTTCAAGCTGCTGCTGCTGCTGGCTATTGTGCTGCATACGGGCAGCTACCTGCTGATATTTTACATGCTGTCGCAGGTGTTTACCGCTATTATGCGGCCGGCTACCAAAAAGCTGGCGGTGCTGGTGCTGGCGGCCAGTGCGCTGGTGTGGCTGCTGCTGGGCCTGGCCCTGGAGGTACCTGCTCTAACCTTGCTGGGGCTCACGCTGGCGTTCTTCTTTACGCTGCGCCTTACGGGGCTGCGCCAGCTCTCGGCGGTGGTGCCCTACCAGCTATACTTGTTTGTGTTTCTGATGGTTGGCCTGAGTGCCACCGTGGGCGCCCTGGCACTTTACCAGCACTTCGACCGCCAGCTCATTCAAACCAAACAAAAGCTGGCGGGCAATCTGCTGCTCGATAACGACCTGCAGGGCGAGTTCCTGCTGGCTGAGCGCGCCCGCGAAATGGCCAGCGACCCGCTCCTGCAGGCCAAGCTGGCCAGCCCCTTCGATAACCAGGAAGTGGTGCGCCAGAAGATTACCAAGTACTATCTGCGGGACTACTTTGATAAGTATGAGTCTACGGTGTGGCTGTTTGACCCTACCGGCCGGCCCCTGGGCGAGGACAGCCTGGCGGCCCCCTTGCGCCGCAAGCGGTGGCGGCTGCTGGCCGGCGCTATGTCCACCGACCAGCCCAACCTGTACCTGATTCATAACGGGGCTACGTTCAGCTCCCGTCGCTACGTGCTGTTTGTGCCCGTGCCGGTAGCCACCGGGGCCGGCAATGCCACAGTTGTGCTGGAGCTGGTCCTGAAAAAACTCACCACCAATAGCCTGGTACCCGAGCTGTTGGTGGATGAAAAGTTCTTCCAGCCCGGGCTGGGTCCCGAGCTCAGCTATGCCGGCTACCAGGGCAAGCGGCTGGTGTATAGTGAAGGGGATTTCGACTATGGAAATGACCTGAAGCCGGAACAGCTAAACGACCCGCGCCTGTATACCACCGGCATTACGGTGGCCGGTACGCATCATTTAGGCATTACCGGCTCCCAGGACCGGACTGTTGTAGTGAGTACGCCCAAGTATTCCTTCCGGAGCTGGTTTGCCAACTTTTCCTTCCTGTTTTTGCTGCACACTTTCTTCGGGCTGCTGTGCATTGTGGCGTATCTGCTGGCGAAGGGGCGCTACCCGTATATGCTGCGCACCAACTTCAGCACCAAGATTCAGCTGTTCCTGAACATGGGTATTCTGGTGCCGCTGCTGGTGGTGAGCGTGGCCATTGCCAGTCAGGTAACCTCTTCTTACAAGCACGACCTGCTGCATGCCTACGAGCGGCGAGGCAAGGCCGTGCAGGACAATCTGCTGAAAAACCGCGCCCTGCTGGCCGATTCCACCGGCCGGGAGAAGCTCACCGATGTAGCCGAAAACGTAGCCAACCTCACCGAAACCGACCTCAACCTCTACGATGAGCACGGCCAGCTGCTGGTTAGCAGTCAGCCGCTGATATTTGAGAGTGGGCTGCTGAGTCCTTTGATGAATCCGCAGGCTATTAAGGCCCTCAATGAGCGGGCCCAGCCCCGGATATTGCTTTCTGAACAGGCCGGGAGTCTGTCGTTCAACGCTTTGTACCTGCCGTTGCGCATGCCCTCCACCAAGCCGGGGCTGGGCCCTGTTATTGGGTATGTGGGTATTCCGTTTTTCGATTCGGAGAAGGAGCTGGATACCAAGCTGATTGAGCTGGTAGATACCATTCTGAACATCTTTACAGTGATGTTCATCCTGTTTCTGGTGCTCACCTTCGTGGCCTCCCGCATCCTGACAACCCCGCTTAAGCTCATCACCGAAAAGCTCAAGCACACCACCCTTACCGGGCAGAACGAACTGCTTTCCTATGAGTCTTCGGATGAGATTGGCCTGCTGGTGCGCGAGTACAACGGCATGCTGCTGAAGCTGGAAGAAAGTAAGCAGGAGCTGGCGGCGCAGGAAAAGGAAGCCGCCTGGCGCGAAATGGCCCGGCAAGTAGCCCACGAAATTAAAAACCCGCTCACGCCCATGAAGCTGAGCCTGCAGTTTCTGCAGAAAGCCATTGCCGAGCGCCGACCCAACGCCGAGGAGCTGATTGGCAAGATTTCCCAGACACTCATCACCCAGATTGACGTGCTGTCGGATATTGCTACCTCCTTCAGCACGTTTACCAACCTGCCCGCCATGCGGCCCGAGCGGCTGGATGTGGTACCTATTCTGCGGCGTTGCGTGGCCCTGCACCAGGATAGCGCTACGGGCGGCAAAGTGCAGTTTATCCTGCCTGAGGGCATGCAGGAAGCGGGCTTCTTTGTCTTCGCAGACGAAAATCTGTTGGTGCGCACCTTCAATAACCTGCTTATCAACGCCATTCAGAGCGTGCCGGATGGCCGACGTCCGGAAATTGAAGTGCTCTTGGAGCAGCCCGCCGCCGATAAAGTGCGCATCTGCATTCAAGACAATGGCGCGGGTATTCCCCTGGCTGTGCAGGAAAAGATCTTCGTGCCCAACTTCACTACCAAGGTTACGGGCTCGGGCATTGGGCTGGCGGTAGCGCGGCGCGGCATTGAGAGTGCCGGCGGCAGCATCTGGTTTGAAACCCAGGAGGGGGATGGTACCACATTCTATATTGAGCTGCCATTGGCCCCGGCCTAACCCCGGGCGCTGCCTGTTTGCCGGGCACGAATAATCCCGTACTTCGCGTTGTACGGCCTGTTGCCACTGCTGCCATCCAATCCGCGCTTATGATCCGCCGCTTTCCGCGTTGCTTTCTGCTTCTGGGCTGGTGGCTGTTGCTGCTGGGGCCGCTGCAAAAGGCAGTGGGCCAGCAGCGGGCGGAGGCTGTGCCCAGCTCGCGGCGCTGCCAGTGGGTGCGGCTGCAGCCCGCGCGGGACACCACCCTGTTTCAGCTGCCCGATACCCTGACGGTGGTGCCCTCCTCCGTGAGTATTAACGGCCGCTCTGTGGCCTATGATGCCCGCACTGACCAGTACCGCTTTATCCGGGAACGGACTCGCTACCCGGCTCTGAACCCCGGCGAGCCGGATATTGTGCTGCCCAGCCCCCGCCTGGATTCCGTGCTGGTGTGCTACCGCGTCCTGCCGCTGCGGCTGGCTGCACCCCGGTTTCAGCGCCCGCGCAGCCTTATGGATAGCATCAGCTTCCCGCGCCGGCCGTTTGGGTATGATGATTTCGCGGTGAAAGAGCAGATTCTGGCCACGCCGGGTATCAACAAAACCGGCAACCTGAGCCGGGGCATTTCCTTTGGCAACACCCAGAACGTATTTGTCAACTCCTCCCTGAACCTGCAGCTGGAAGGCCAGCTCACGGACCAGGTACAGCTTACGGCGGCTATTTCCGACCAGAACGTACCCTTCCAGCCCGAAGGCAACACCCAGCAGCTGCAGGAGTTCGACCGGATTTACGTGACCCTCACGCACCCGCGCTGGAACCTGACGGCCGGCGACGTAGTGCTGCGCAGCAAGCCCGATTACTTCCTGCGCTTCTACAAAAACATTCAGGGCGCGGCCATTGAAGCCAATTTTGGCAAGCTGCCGCTAGGCGTGGCGGGCCGTAGCGCCGATGTTTCCGGCAACAGCACCATTCCCGCGCAGGCGGCTCCGGCCACGGCCACTACCTCCACCATATTAGGCCGGGGGCGCTACGCTACCACCAGTGTGGCCGCCGGGGTAGCCAAAGGCAAGTTTGCTTCGATTGAGGTAACGCCCATTGAAAACGTGCAGGGCCCATACCGTCTGCGCGGGCCCAACGGCGAGCAGTTTATCATTGTGCTGGCCAACTCGGAGCGGGTATATCTGGATGGGCGCCTGCTCACCCGAGGCTTCGATTTTGATTATGTTATCGACTACAACCAGGCTGAGGTAACGTTTTCGCCCAAGCACCTCATCACCCGCAACTCGCGCATCCGCATCGATTTTGAGTATTCTGATTTCAACTACGCCCGCTCGCTCACGCACCTGAGCCATTACCAGCAGCTGGGCCGCCTGAGCGTGCACGCCAACTACTACCGCGAAGCCGACAACCCCAACAACTCACCCAACCTCGACCTAAAAGACGATGAGCGGGAGCTGCTGCGCAACGTGGGCGAAAACGTGAGCATTGTGGACGTGCCCGGCGGTGACTCTACCAATTACGACCGGCGCCAGGTGCAGTATAACCGCACCGTTTTAATTGATGAACTAACCGGCCAAAGCACGGCCATCTTCACTTACCCCCCGGACTCTACGCGCGGCGTGTACAACGTGCGCTTTACCAACGTGGGCGCCAACCGTGGCAACTATGTGCTGAGCACCACGGCCGTGAGTGCCAACGGGCGGGTGTTTGAGTACGTGGCGCCCATTAACGGGGTGCCGCAGGGCAACTACCAGCCCGTGCGCCGCCTGCCCACGCCCCTGCAAAAACAGGTGATATCCGCAGGCGTTAGTTTCCGGGTTGATTCTACGGCCACGGTATTTGTGGATCTGGCGTCGTCGCAGCTTGATCTGAACCGCTTTTCGCCCCAGGCGGACCAGGGCCGGGCTTTTCGGGTGGGCTATGCCGTGGTAGACCGTCCCCTGAACCTGCCGGTGCTGCAGAACTATAAGTTCCGGAGCACCATGGACTACGAGTATACCAGCAAGCTGTTTGCGCCGATTGACCGGTATCGGGATATTGAGTTTGACCGCAACTGGAGTACCACCAGCACCGTGCGCGGCAACGGCACGCAGCGCCCGCCCCGCGAAGACAACATCTTCAATTTCTCGGCCGGGGCCGTGAAAGACACGGATAACCAATTCACCTACCGCCTGAGCCGACGATACCGCGCCGGCGAGGTAAACGGCGTGCAGCACTGGCTGGATGTGGCCCGCGAGGTAGGCTACGTAGAGCTGCGCAGTGCTTTGTTTGTGCTGAGCTCGGAAGTTGGCCGGCGGCGCTCCAACTGGGCGCGGGGCGAGGCCCAGGCCCGCTACACCCGTGGCCCACTGGTGCCGGGCTACGCCTACCGCTTCGATAAAAACCGCGTGGCCCTGCCTTCCGGCGACTCCCTGACCTCCGCCAATTACTTCGACGAGCACAACATCTTCCTGCAAAGCCAGGACAGCGCCCGCACCCGCTTCCGCCTGGACTACAGCTACCGCCGCGACCAGACGCCTAACCCGGAGCAGACCAGCCTGCAGGAGCGGGGCCGCGCCCAAACCTGGCAGGGCAGCCTCACCACGCGCCTGGGCAAAAAGCAGGATCTGAGCCTGCTGGCCACCTACCGAGACCTGGCCTCCCGCGACTCCGCCCGCCAGCGCACCGTGCTGGGTAAGCTGGACTGGAATGCCAGCCTGCTGCAGAATGTGCTGCGCTCCGAGCTAAGCTACAGCGTGGCCTCGGGCCGGGAGCTGAAGCGCGACTATTCCTTTCTACCGGTGCCCAACGGCCAGGGCACCCACTTCTACGGCGGCGACGCCAACAATAATGGCCGGGAGGAAAAGGAGGAATTCTTTGAAGCCCAAACCCCCGACGCGCAGTACCGCACGCACATCAAGGTGTTTTTGCCGACGGATGATTACCTGCTGGCTTTTACCAACCGCTTCAGCTACCGCCTGAATACCACGGCCCCGGCCAGCTGGCGGGAGCAGCCGGGCTTGCGCAGCTTTGCCGCGCGTTTTTCGGCCCTCACCTCCGTCACGCTGGACAGGAAAACCACGGATAAGAGCCTGAGCTCCCGCCTGAACCCGTTTGCGCTGCAGACCGAAGAATTGTCGTTGCTGAGTCTGAACAAGCTGCTGCGCAATACGCTGTACTTCAACCGGTCCAATCCAA carries:
- a CDS encoding DUF420 domain-containing protein, translating into MTTTYPAANPGQHTKYKLILGILAAAVPLVVAVLYYFPEAFRIPGAQVKFLPAVNAVLNSLTALCLLMGFYFIRNKQVAQHRAMMGTAFLISSLFLVSYVIYHSQVPSTKFGGEGLVRTVYFVLLLSHILLAIVTVGLVLFTLYFALTEQFQKHRRIARWTFPVWLYVSVTGVIVYFMIAPYYT
- a CDS encoding cytochrome C oxidase subunit IV family protein — encoded protein: MAHSAQDFDPSVEAHHAKPNTRPIFIALAWIVGITTLEFAIAFALPHTMATLKNSIFIVMTILKAFFIVGEFMHLKHETKGLIWTILIPMALLVWLLVALVTEGSYIGEVIFNR
- a CDS encoding DUF983 domain-containing protein; this translates as MAGTRSALLAILAQKCPRCHQGPLFLHPAYNLNKFDEMPEKCPVCGQHYEPEVGFYWGAMYISYGLSVGVVLIVGLLLYFVAHDPAVWVYVTGVSVIMLALTPLLFRYARTLMLYLFGGIRYNPAAAQPPAPNPKY
- a CDS encoding SCO family protein — encoded protein: MRPKQILLLGLLLLVPVLAFLFLKTFGTNRYALPTYLPDRIDSVRVGEKWQRDTVFHPIANFRLRAQTGRIVTGQELAKNGLYLASFFYTSCPGACPQVNAQLQRVQEKYRHEPRVRLASFTVNPKQDSVVVLERYAEQVGAIAGKWFFLTGDEADIYQLAEKEFRLPRPSGIAPGLVHSQLVFLVDRDQHVRGIYDGTKPRDIERLITEISVLLYMYDHDLPRR
- a CDS encoding cytochrome c oxidase subunit 3, with protein sequence MSTTTTTQTIPAAALPEPRSGSWDGGNEPFKASYGKLMMWFFLLTDAFTFAAFLTTYGLMRQRHLAYDGAPKDFTFSTAYWPIPEKVFNSFPGLHGMDIPLAFVALMTMILIFSSVTMVLAVEAGHRMDKNDVQKWLLWTILFGSMFISCQAWEWHHFITGSEHGLKMLDGSTIFGASLTQNEYGPVLFADLFFFITGFHGFHVFSGVCLLIWCFIATTNGTFHKRGHYEMVEKIGLYWHFVDLVWVFVFTFFYLI
- a CDS encoding heme-copper oxidase subunit III, producing the protein MYSSVEPLTNKEPGTGTHPLRLLLWLMMVSSTMIFAAYTSAYIVRREEGNWLEFDLPTSLLYTTIVILLSSATVQWAYFSARKDNLKSVKLGLILTIVLGLVFVAGQYSVWGELVRNKIHFGGVDANPSGSFLYVLMGVHAFHLLAGLIFLLKVLRKAFNYQVHSRQMLSIGNVTIFWHFLGGLWLYLYLFLLLNH
- a CDS encoding sensor histidine kinase, with amino-acid sequence MKLPRHSPLVLLLLAALCFLGAYLGNHYGLASDVLLRAEAGQLQSVLHEAERTAQADAENIAAEVQHGAVTFTSLLRNTTYPTFIYQGTKLLYWSDHTTRPDPDNINQSFHEKLLDVKFGRYLVLRRQAGAYSILTYIPLERRYGISNRYLREGAERALFRGLDLRIVTANARPSLPRLYSADGTYLFSLESVHPNPITGKYVPLGLLLLGFGFYLAGWGKLARGLFQQRRLLAGAAAVVLPLLAFRAALLYWGLPFSFIELELFNPRVYAASWLSPSLGDLLINALLLVVVVSYALRLFRRFGVVRRIWHLRDWRERAGLGTATVMIFYALLLTLYEFYASTFTNSQLVLDITQSIDLSGFKLLLLLAIVLHTGSYLLIFYMLSQVFTAIMRPATKKLAVLVLAASALVWLLLGLALEVPALTLLGLTLAFFFTLRLTGLRQLSAVVPYQLYLFVFLMVGLSATVGALALYQHFDRQLIQTKQKLAGNLLLDNDLQGEFLLAERAREMASDPLLQAKLASPFDNQEVVRQKITKYYLRDYFDKYESTVWLFDPTGRPLGEDSLAAPLRRKRWRLLAGAMSTDQPNLYLIHNGATFSSRRYVLFVPVPVATGAGNATVVLELVLKKLTTNSLVPELLVDEKFFQPGLGPELSYAGYQGKRLVYSEGDFDYGNDLKPEQLNDPRLYTTGITVAGTHHLGITGSQDRTVVVSTPKYSFRSWFANFSFLFLLHTFFGLLCIVAYLLAKGRYPYMLRTNFSTKIQLFLNMGILVPLLVVSVAIASQVTSSYKHDLLHAYERRGKAVQDNLLKNRALLADSTGREKLTDVAENVANLTETDLNLYDEHGQLLVSSQPLIFESGLLSPLMNPQAIKALNERAQPRILLSEQAGSLSFNALYLPLRMPSTKPGLGPVIGYVGIPFFDSEKELDTKLIELVDTILNIFTVMFILFLVLTFVASRILTTPLKLITEKLKHTTLTGQNELLSYESSDEIGLLVREYNGMLLKLEESKQELAAQEKEAAWREMARQVAHEIKNPLTPMKLSLQFLQKAIAERRPNAEELIGKISQTLITQIDVLSDIATSFSTFTNLPAMRPERLDVVPILRRCVALHQDSATGGKVQFILPEGMQEAGFFVFADENLLVRTFNNLLINAIQSVPDGRRPEIEVLLEQPAADKVRICIQDNGAGIPLAVQEKIFVPNFTTKVTGSGIGLAVARRGIESAGGSIWFETQEGDGTTFYIELPLAPA